One Corvus moneduloides isolate bCorMon1 chromosome 24, bCorMon1.pri, whole genome shotgun sequence DNA segment encodes these proteins:
- the ST7L gene encoding suppressor of tumorigenicity 7 protein-like isoform X3 — translation MAEGGGSGGSGRGPPCPGAASAFRRWEQLRRRAATPWARGLLAVAAGLGLLYAVLRVPVRLRDGLAAATMFLSTLTPKFYFALTVTSSFISGLIFVFEWWHFRKYGTSFIEQVSVSHLRPLIGGAENSPPAPAAFSAGENETSRQNMPECKVWRNPLNLFRGAEYSRYMWVTGKEPLTYYDMNLSAQDHQTFFTCDTDVLRPSDTVMQKAWRERSPQARIKAAYQALELNNDCATAYVLLAEEEATTIVDAEKYFKQALKAGEMIYRKSQNCHSQSPQHEAQLRRDTNVLVYVKRRLAMCARKLGRIREAVKMMRDLMKEFPLLSMLNIHENLLEALLELQAYADVQAVLAKYDDISLPKSAAICYTAALLKARAVSERFSPETASKRGLSTAEINAVEAIHRAVEFNPHVPKYLLEMKSLVLPPEHILKRGDSEAVAYAFFHLQHWKRIEGALNLLHCTWEGTFHEVSVYPQKELPFFIHFTAGLCSFSAMLALLTHQFPELMVTFVKAMIVLMIPFLMFSEGFRKPVLRVLWPVSAPSVLASS, via the exons ATGGCGGAGGGTGGCGGTAGCGGTGGCAGCGGCCGGGGGCCGCCGTGCCCCGGGGCGGCCTCGGCGTTCCGGCgctgggagcagctgcggcggcgggcggcgacGCCCTGGGCCCGCGGGCTCCTGGCCGTGGCCGCCGGGCTCGGGCTCTTATACGCGGTGCTGCGGGTGCCGGTGCGACTCCGGGACGGCCTGGCCGCGG CGACCATGTTCTTAAGCACTTTGACTCCAAAATTCTACTTTGCCCTTACAGTGACTTCATCTTTTATATCTGGACTGATATTT GTGTTTGAGTGGTGGCACTTCCGGAAATACGGCACATCTTTCATTGAGCAGGTTTCTGTGAGCCATTTGAGGCCACTCATCGGGGGTGCAGAGaacagccccccagccccggcagctTTCTCGGCGGGGGAGAATGAGACCAGCAGGCAGAACATGCCAG AGTGCAAAGTATGGCGAAATCCTCTCAATCTATTCAGAGGGGCAGAGTATAGCAG GTACATGTGGGTGACTGGGAAGGAGCCTCTTACTTACTATGACATGAATTTGTCTGCTCAAGATCATCAAACCTTCTTCACATGTGACACGGATGTCCTTCGGCCTTCGGATACAG TTATGCAGAAAGCGTGGCGAGAGAGGAGCCCGCAAGCCCGGATTAAAGCAGCATATCAAGCTCTAGAGTTGAACAATGA TTGTGCTACTGCGTATGTCCTTCTGGCTGAGGAGGAAGCAACAACTATTGTGGATGCTGAGAAATATTTCAAGCAGGCtctgaaagcaggagaaatgaTTTACAGAAAATCTCAGAACTGCCAttcccagagcccccagcaTGAAGCACAGCTGA GAAGAGACACCAATGTATTGGTGTATGTGAAAAGGAGACTAGCTATGTGTGCCAGGAAACTTGGAAGAATACGAGAAGCAGTAAAAATGATGAGAGAT CTGATGAAAGAGTTTCCACTTCTGAGTATGCTGAATATCCATGAAAACCTCCTGGAGGCTCTTCTGGAGTTACAGGCTTATGCAGACGTCCAGGCAGTTTTAGCCAAGTATGATG atATCAGTCTTCCCAAATCAGCAGCAATATGttacacagcagctctgctaaaAGCCAGAGCTGTTTCAGAAAG GTTCTCCCCAGAAACCGCCTCCAAGAGAGGGCTTAGTACAGCAGAAATTAATGCTGTGGAAGCAATTCACAGAGCTGTGGAATTTAACCCTCATGTTCCAAAG tatttACTAGAAATGAAAAGCCTagtgctgcctccagagcaCATTCTGAAGCGAGGGGACAGTGAGGCAGTAGCCTATGCTTTTTTTCACCTCCAGCACTGGAAGAGGATAGAAGGAGCCCTAAATCTGCTACACTGCACTTGGGAAGGCA catttCATGAAGTCTCCGTTTACCCCCAGAAGGAGCTTCCCTTTTTCATCCATTTCACAGCAGGCCTGTGTTCCTTTTCAGCCATGCTGGCCCTCCTTACCCACCAGTTCCCTGAGCTGATGGTCACTTTTGTGAAAGCT atgatTGTACTCATGATCCCATTCCTGATGTTTTCAGAGGGATTCAGAAAACCT
- the ST7L gene encoding suppressor of tumorigenicity 7 protein-like isoform X1, with protein MAEGGGSGGSGRGPPCPGAASAFRRWEQLRRRAATPWARGLLAVAAGLGLLYAVLRVPVRLRDGLAAATMFLSTLTPKFYFALTVTSSFISGLIFVFEWWHFRKYGTSFIEQVSVSHLRPLIGGAENSPPAPAAFSAGENETSRQNMPECKVWRNPLNLFRGAEYSRYMWVTGKEPLTYYDMNLSAQDHQTFFTCDTDVLRPSDTVMQKAWRERSPQARIKAAYQALELNNDCATAYVLLAEEEATTIVDAEKYFKQALKAGEMIYRKSQNCHSQSPQHEAQLRRDTNVLVYVKRRLAMCARKLGRIREAVKMMRDLMKEFPLLSMLNIHENLLEALLELQAYADVQAVLAKYDDISLPKSAAICYTAALLKARAVSERFSPETASKRGLSTAEINAVEAIHRAVEFNPHVPKYLLEMKSLVLPPEHILKRGDSEAVAYAFFHLQHWKRIEGALNLLHCTWEGTFRMIPYPLEKGHLFYPYPSCTETADRELLPTFHEVSVYPQKELPFFIHFTAGLCSFSAMLALLTHQFPELMVTFVKAMIVLMIPFLMFSEGFRKPVLRVLWPVSAPSVLASS; from the exons ATGGCGGAGGGTGGCGGTAGCGGTGGCAGCGGCCGGGGGCCGCCGTGCCCCGGGGCGGCCTCGGCGTTCCGGCgctgggagcagctgcggcggcgggcggcgacGCCCTGGGCCCGCGGGCTCCTGGCCGTGGCCGCCGGGCTCGGGCTCTTATACGCGGTGCTGCGGGTGCCGGTGCGACTCCGGGACGGCCTGGCCGCGG CGACCATGTTCTTAAGCACTTTGACTCCAAAATTCTACTTTGCCCTTACAGTGACTTCATCTTTTATATCTGGACTGATATTT GTGTTTGAGTGGTGGCACTTCCGGAAATACGGCACATCTTTCATTGAGCAGGTTTCTGTGAGCCATTTGAGGCCACTCATCGGGGGTGCAGAGaacagccccccagccccggcagctTTCTCGGCGGGGGAGAATGAGACCAGCAGGCAGAACATGCCAG AGTGCAAAGTATGGCGAAATCCTCTCAATCTATTCAGAGGGGCAGAGTATAGCAG GTACATGTGGGTGACTGGGAAGGAGCCTCTTACTTACTATGACATGAATTTGTCTGCTCAAGATCATCAAACCTTCTTCACATGTGACACGGATGTCCTTCGGCCTTCGGATACAG TTATGCAGAAAGCGTGGCGAGAGAGGAGCCCGCAAGCCCGGATTAAAGCAGCATATCAAGCTCTAGAGTTGAACAATGA TTGTGCTACTGCGTATGTCCTTCTGGCTGAGGAGGAAGCAACAACTATTGTGGATGCTGAGAAATATTTCAAGCAGGCtctgaaagcaggagaaatgaTTTACAGAAAATCTCAGAACTGCCAttcccagagcccccagcaTGAAGCACAGCTGA GAAGAGACACCAATGTATTGGTGTATGTGAAAAGGAGACTAGCTATGTGTGCCAGGAAACTTGGAAGAATACGAGAAGCAGTAAAAATGATGAGAGAT CTGATGAAAGAGTTTCCACTTCTGAGTATGCTGAATATCCATGAAAACCTCCTGGAGGCTCTTCTGGAGTTACAGGCTTATGCAGACGTCCAGGCAGTTTTAGCCAAGTATGATG atATCAGTCTTCCCAAATCAGCAGCAATATGttacacagcagctctgctaaaAGCCAGAGCTGTTTCAGAAAG GTTCTCCCCAGAAACCGCCTCCAAGAGAGGGCTTAGTACAGCAGAAATTAATGCTGTGGAAGCAATTCACAGAGCTGTGGAATTTAACCCTCATGTTCCAAAG tatttACTAGAAATGAAAAGCCTagtgctgcctccagagcaCATTCTGAAGCGAGGGGACAGTGAGGCAGTAGCCTATGCTTTTTTTCACCTCCAGCACTGGAAGAGGATAGAAGGAGCCCTAAATCTGCTACACTGCACTTGGGAAGGCA CATTTAGGATGATCCCATACCCGTTAGAGAAAGGCCATCTTTTCTATCCCTATCCGAGCTGTACCGAAACAGCAGACAGGGAGCTGTTGCCAA catttCATGAAGTCTCCGTTTACCCCCAGAAGGAGCTTCCCTTTTTCATCCATTTCACAGCAGGCCTGTGTTCCTTTTCAGCCATGCTGGCCCTCCTTACCCACCAGTTCCCTGAGCTGATGGTCACTTTTGTGAAAGCT atgatTGTACTCATGATCCCATTCCTGATGTTTTCAGAGGGATTCAGAAAACCT
- the ST7L gene encoding suppressor of tumorigenicity 7 protein-like isoform X5: MFLSTLTPKFYFALTVTSSFISGLIFVFEWWHFRKYGTSFIEQVSVSHLRPLIGGAENSPPAPAAFSAGENETSRQNMPECKVWRNPLNLFRGAEYSRYMWVTGKEPLTYYDMNLSAQDHQTFFTCDTDVLRPSDTVMQKAWRERSPQARIKAAYQALELNNDCATAYVLLAEEEATTIVDAEKYFKQALKAGEMIYRKSQNCHSQSPQHEAQLRRDTNVLVYVKRRLAMCARKLGRIREAVKMMRDLMKEFPLLSMLNIHENLLEALLELQAYADVQAVLAKYDDISLPKSAAICYTAALLKARAVSERFSPETASKRGLSTAEINAVEAIHRAVEFNPHVPKYLLEMKSLVLPPEHILKRGDSEAVAYAFFHLQHWKRIEGALNLLHCTWEGTFRMIPYPLEKGHLFYPYPSCTETADRELLPTFHEVSVYPQKELPFFIHFTAGLCSFSAMLALLTHQFPELMVTFVKAMIVLMIPFLMFSEGFRKPVLRVLWPVSAPSVLASS, from the exons ATGTTCTTAAGCACTTTGACTCCAAAATTCTACTTTGCCCTTACAGTGACTTCATCTTTTATATCTGGACTGATATTT GTGTTTGAGTGGTGGCACTTCCGGAAATACGGCACATCTTTCATTGAGCAGGTTTCTGTGAGCCATTTGAGGCCACTCATCGGGGGTGCAGAGaacagccccccagccccggcagctTTCTCGGCGGGGGAGAATGAGACCAGCAGGCAGAACATGCCAG AGTGCAAAGTATGGCGAAATCCTCTCAATCTATTCAGAGGGGCAGAGTATAGCAG GTACATGTGGGTGACTGGGAAGGAGCCTCTTACTTACTATGACATGAATTTGTCTGCTCAAGATCATCAAACCTTCTTCACATGTGACACGGATGTCCTTCGGCCTTCGGATACAG TTATGCAGAAAGCGTGGCGAGAGAGGAGCCCGCAAGCCCGGATTAAAGCAGCATATCAAGCTCTAGAGTTGAACAATGA TTGTGCTACTGCGTATGTCCTTCTGGCTGAGGAGGAAGCAACAACTATTGTGGATGCTGAGAAATATTTCAAGCAGGCtctgaaagcaggagaaatgaTTTACAGAAAATCTCAGAACTGCCAttcccagagcccccagcaTGAAGCACAGCTGA GAAGAGACACCAATGTATTGGTGTATGTGAAAAGGAGACTAGCTATGTGTGCCAGGAAACTTGGAAGAATACGAGAAGCAGTAAAAATGATGAGAGAT CTGATGAAAGAGTTTCCACTTCTGAGTATGCTGAATATCCATGAAAACCTCCTGGAGGCTCTTCTGGAGTTACAGGCTTATGCAGACGTCCAGGCAGTTTTAGCCAAGTATGATG atATCAGTCTTCCCAAATCAGCAGCAATATGttacacagcagctctgctaaaAGCCAGAGCTGTTTCAGAAAG GTTCTCCCCAGAAACCGCCTCCAAGAGAGGGCTTAGTACAGCAGAAATTAATGCTGTGGAAGCAATTCACAGAGCTGTGGAATTTAACCCTCATGTTCCAAAG tatttACTAGAAATGAAAAGCCTagtgctgcctccagagcaCATTCTGAAGCGAGGGGACAGTGAGGCAGTAGCCTATGCTTTTTTTCACCTCCAGCACTGGAAGAGGATAGAAGGAGCCCTAAATCTGCTACACTGCACTTGGGAAGGCA CATTTAGGATGATCCCATACCCGTTAGAGAAAGGCCATCTTTTCTATCCCTATCCGAGCTGTACCGAAACAGCAGACAGGGAGCTGTTGCCAA catttCATGAAGTCTCCGTTTACCCCCAGAAGGAGCTTCCCTTTTTCATCCATTTCACAGCAGGCCTGTGTTCCTTTTCAGCCATGCTGGCCCTCCTTACCCACCAGTTCCCTGAGCTGATGGTCACTTTTGTGAAAGCT atgatTGTACTCATGATCCCATTCCTGATGTTTTCAGAGGGATTCAGAAAACCT
- the ST7L gene encoding suppressor of tumorigenicity 7 protein-like isoform X2, translated as MAEGGGSGGSGRGPPCPGAASAFRRWEQLRRRAATPWARGLLAVAAGLGLLYAVLRVPVRLRDGLAAATMFLSTLTPKFYFALTVTSSFISGLIFVFEWWHFRKYGTSFIEQVSVSHLRPLIGGAENSPPAPAAFSAGENETSRQNMPECKVWRNPLNLFRGAEYSRYMWVTGKEPLTYYDMNLSAQDHQTFFTCDTDVLRPSDTVMQKAWRERSPQARIKAAYQALELNNDCATAYVLLAEEEATTIVDAEKYFKQALKAGEMIYRKSQNCHSQSPQHEAQLRRDTNVLVYVKRRLAMCARKLGRIREAVKMMRDLMKEFPLLSMLNIHENLLEALLELQAYADVQAVLAKYDDISLPKSAAICYTAALLKARAVSERFSPETASKRGLSTAEINAVEAIHRAVEFNPHVPKYLLEMKSLVLPPEHILKRGDSEAVAYAFFHLQHWKRIEGALNLLHCTWEGTFRMIPYPLEKGHLFYPYPSCTETADRELLPTMLALLTHQFPELMVTFVKAMIVLMIPFLMFSEGFRKPVLRVLWPVSAPSVLASS; from the exons ATGGCGGAGGGTGGCGGTAGCGGTGGCAGCGGCCGGGGGCCGCCGTGCCCCGGGGCGGCCTCGGCGTTCCGGCgctgggagcagctgcggcggcgggcggcgacGCCCTGGGCCCGCGGGCTCCTGGCCGTGGCCGCCGGGCTCGGGCTCTTATACGCGGTGCTGCGGGTGCCGGTGCGACTCCGGGACGGCCTGGCCGCGG CGACCATGTTCTTAAGCACTTTGACTCCAAAATTCTACTTTGCCCTTACAGTGACTTCATCTTTTATATCTGGACTGATATTT GTGTTTGAGTGGTGGCACTTCCGGAAATACGGCACATCTTTCATTGAGCAGGTTTCTGTGAGCCATTTGAGGCCACTCATCGGGGGTGCAGAGaacagccccccagccccggcagctTTCTCGGCGGGGGAGAATGAGACCAGCAGGCAGAACATGCCAG AGTGCAAAGTATGGCGAAATCCTCTCAATCTATTCAGAGGGGCAGAGTATAGCAG GTACATGTGGGTGACTGGGAAGGAGCCTCTTACTTACTATGACATGAATTTGTCTGCTCAAGATCATCAAACCTTCTTCACATGTGACACGGATGTCCTTCGGCCTTCGGATACAG TTATGCAGAAAGCGTGGCGAGAGAGGAGCCCGCAAGCCCGGATTAAAGCAGCATATCAAGCTCTAGAGTTGAACAATGA TTGTGCTACTGCGTATGTCCTTCTGGCTGAGGAGGAAGCAACAACTATTGTGGATGCTGAGAAATATTTCAAGCAGGCtctgaaagcaggagaaatgaTTTACAGAAAATCTCAGAACTGCCAttcccagagcccccagcaTGAAGCACAGCTGA GAAGAGACACCAATGTATTGGTGTATGTGAAAAGGAGACTAGCTATGTGTGCCAGGAAACTTGGAAGAATACGAGAAGCAGTAAAAATGATGAGAGAT CTGATGAAAGAGTTTCCACTTCTGAGTATGCTGAATATCCATGAAAACCTCCTGGAGGCTCTTCTGGAGTTACAGGCTTATGCAGACGTCCAGGCAGTTTTAGCCAAGTATGATG atATCAGTCTTCCCAAATCAGCAGCAATATGttacacagcagctctgctaaaAGCCAGAGCTGTTTCAGAAAG GTTCTCCCCAGAAACCGCCTCCAAGAGAGGGCTTAGTACAGCAGAAATTAATGCTGTGGAAGCAATTCACAGAGCTGTGGAATTTAACCCTCATGTTCCAAAG tatttACTAGAAATGAAAAGCCTagtgctgcctccagagcaCATTCTGAAGCGAGGGGACAGTGAGGCAGTAGCCTATGCTTTTTTTCACCTCCAGCACTGGAAGAGGATAGAAGGAGCCCTAAATCTGCTACACTGCACTTGGGAAGGCA CATTTAGGATGATCCCATACCCGTTAGAGAAAGGCCATCTTTTCTATCCCTATCCGAGCTGTACCGAAACAGCAGACAGGGAGCTGTTGCCAA CCATGCTGGCCCTCCTTACCCACCAGTTCCCTGAGCTGATGGTCACTTTTGTGAAAGCT atgatTGTACTCATGATCCCATTCCTGATGTTTTCAGAGGGATTCAGAAAACCT
- the ST7L gene encoding suppressor of tumorigenicity 7 protein-like isoform X6 has protein sequence MPECKVWRNPLNLFRGAEYSRYMWVTGKEPLTYYDMNLSAQDHQTFFTCDTDVLRPSDTVMQKAWRERSPQARIKAAYQALELNNDCATAYVLLAEEEATTIVDAEKYFKQALKAGEMIYRKSQNCHSQSPQHEAQLRRDTNVLVYVKRRLAMCARKLGRIREAVKMMRDLMKEFPLLSMLNIHENLLEALLELQAYADVQAVLAKYDDISLPKSAAICYTAALLKARAVSERFSPETASKRGLSTAEINAVEAIHRAVEFNPHVPKYLLEMKSLVLPPEHILKRGDSEAVAYAFFHLQHWKRIEGALNLLHCTWEGTFRMIPYPLEKGHLFYPYPSCTETADRELLPTFHEVSVYPQKELPFFIHFTAGLCSFSAMLALLTHQFPELMVTFVKAMIVLMIPFLMFSEGFRKPVLRVLWPVSAPSVLASS, from the exons ATGCCAG AGTGCAAAGTATGGCGAAATCCTCTCAATCTATTCAGAGGGGCAGAGTATAGCAG GTACATGTGGGTGACTGGGAAGGAGCCTCTTACTTACTATGACATGAATTTGTCTGCTCAAGATCATCAAACCTTCTTCACATGTGACACGGATGTCCTTCGGCCTTCGGATACAG TTATGCAGAAAGCGTGGCGAGAGAGGAGCCCGCAAGCCCGGATTAAAGCAGCATATCAAGCTCTAGAGTTGAACAATGA TTGTGCTACTGCGTATGTCCTTCTGGCTGAGGAGGAAGCAACAACTATTGTGGATGCTGAGAAATATTTCAAGCAGGCtctgaaagcaggagaaatgaTTTACAGAAAATCTCAGAACTGCCAttcccagagcccccagcaTGAAGCACAGCTGA GAAGAGACACCAATGTATTGGTGTATGTGAAAAGGAGACTAGCTATGTGTGCCAGGAAACTTGGAAGAATACGAGAAGCAGTAAAAATGATGAGAGAT CTGATGAAAGAGTTTCCACTTCTGAGTATGCTGAATATCCATGAAAACCTCCTGGAGGCTCTTCTGGAGTTACAGGCTTATGCAGACGTCCAGGCAGTTTTAGCCAAGTATGATG atATCAGTCTTCCCAAATCAGCAGCAATATGttacacagcagctctgctaaaAGCCAGAGCTGTTTCAGAAAG GTTCTCCCCAGAAACCGCCTCCAAGAGAGGGCTTAGTACAGCAGAAATTAATGCTGTGGAAGCAATTCACAGAGCTGTGGAATTTAACCCTCATGTTCCAAAG tatttACTAGAAATGAAAAGCCTagtgctgcctccagagcaCATTCTGAAGCGAGGGGACAGTGAGGCAGTAGCCTATGCTTTTTTTCACCTCCAGCACTGGAAGAGGATAGAAGGAGCCCTAAATCTGCTACACTGCACTTGGGAAGGCA CATTTAGGATGATCCCATACCCGTTAGAGAAAGGCCATCTTTTCTATCCCTATCCGAGCTGTACCGAAACAGCAGACAGGGAGCTGTTGCCAA catttCATGAAGTCTCCGTTTACCCCCAGAAGGAGCTTCCCTTTTTCATCCATTTCACAGCAGGCCTGTGTTCCTTTTCAGCCATGCTGGCCCTCCTTACCCACCAGTTCCCTGAGCTGATGGTCACTTTTGTGAAAGCT atgatTGTACTCATGATCCCATTCCTGATGTTTTCAGAGGGATTCAGAAAACCT
- the ST7L gene encoding suppressor of tumorigenicity 7 protein-like isoform X4, producing MAEGGGSGGSGRGPPCPGAASAFRRWEQLRRRAATPWARGLLAVAAGLGLLYAVLRVPVRLRDGLAAATMFLSTLTPKFYFALTVTSSFISGLIFVFEWWHFRKYGTSFIEQVSVSHLRPLIGGAENSPPAPAAFSAGENETSRQNMPECKVWRNPLNLFRGAEYSRYMWVTGKEPLTYYDMNLSAQDHQTFFTCDTDVLRPSDTVMQKAWRERSPQARIKAAYQALELNNDCATAYVLLAEEEATTIVDAEKYFKQALKAGEMIYRKSQNCHSQSPQHEAQLRRDTNVLVYVKRRLAMCARKLGRIREAVKMMRDLMKEFPLLSMLNIHENLLEALLELQAYADVQAVLAKYDDISLPKSAAICYTAALLKARAVSERFSPETASKRGLSTAEINAVEAIHRAVEFNPHVPKYLLEMKSLVLPPEHILKRGDSEAVAYAFFHLQHWKRIEGALNLLHCTWEGTFRMIPYPLEKGHLFYPYPSCTETADRELLPTMLALLTHQFPELMVTFVKAVLRVLWPVSAPSVLASS from the exons ATGGCGGAGGGTGGCGGTAGCGGTGGCAGCGGCCGGGGGCCGCCGTGCCCCGGGGCGGCCTCGGCGTTCCGGCgctgggagcagctgcggcggcgggcggcgacGCCCTGGGCCCGCGGGCTCCTGGCCGTGGCCGCCGGGCTCGGGCTCTTATACGCGGTGCTGCGGGTGCCGGTGCGACTCCGGGACGGCCTGGCCGCGG CGACCATGTTCTTAAGCACTTTGACTCCAAAATTCTACTTTGCCCTTACAGTGACTTCATCTTTTATATCTGGACTGATATTT GTGTTTGAGTGGTGGCACTTCCGGAAATACGGCACATCTTTCATTGAGCAGGTTTCTGTGAGCCATTTGAGGCCACTCATCGGGGGTGCAGAGaacagccccccagccccggcagctTTCTCGGCGGGGGAGAATGAGACCAGCAGGCAGAACATGCCAG AGTGCAAAGTATGGCGAAATCCTCTCAATCTATTCAGAGGGGCAGAGTATAGCAG GTACATGTGGGTGACTGGGAAGGAGCCTCTTACTTACTATGACATGAATTTGTCTGCTCAAGATCATCAAACCTTCTTCACATGTGACACGGATGTCCTTCGGCCTTCGGATACAG TTATGCAGAAAGCGTGGCGAGAGAGGAGCCCGCAAGCCCGGATTAAAGCAGCATATCAAGCTCTAGAGTTGAACAATGA TTGTGCTACTGCGTATGTCCTTCTGGCTGAGGAGGAAGCAACAACTATTGTGGATGCTGAGAAATATTTCAAGCAGGCtctgaaagcaggagaaatgaTTTACAGAAAATCTCAGAACTGCCAttcccagagcccccagcaTGAAGCACAGCTGA GAAGAGACACCAATGTATTGGTGTATGTGAAAAGGAGACTAGCTATGTGTGCCAGGAAACTTGGAAGAATACGAGAAGCAGTAAAAATGATGAGAGAT CTGATGAAAGAGTTTCCACTTCTGAGTATGCTGAATATCCATGAAAACCTCCTGGAGGCTCTTCTGGAGTTACAGGCTTATGCAGACGTCCAGGCAGTTTTAGCCAAGTATGATG atATCAGTCTTCCCAAATCAGCAGCAATATGttacacagcagctctgctaaaAGCCAGAGCTGTTTCAGAAAG GTTCTCCCCAGAAACCGCCTCCAAGAGAGGGCTTAGTACAGCAGAAATTAATGCTGTGGAAGCAATTCACAGAGCTGTGGAATTTAACCCTCATGTTCCAAAG tatttACTAGAAATGAAAAGCCTagtgctgcctccagagcaCATTCTGAAGCGAGGGGACAGTGAGGCAGTAGCCTATGCTTTTTTTCACCTCCAGCACTGGAAGAGGATAGAAGGAGCCCTAAATCTGCTACACTGCACTTGGGAAGGCA CATTTAGGATGATCCCATACCCGTTAGAGAAAGGCCATCTTTTCTATCCCTATCCGAGCTGTACCGAAACAGCAGACAGGGAGCTGTTGCCAA CCATGCTGGCCCTCCTTACCCACCAGTTCCCTGAGCTGATGGTCACTTTTGTGAAAGCT